The following proteins come from a genomic window of Streptomyces sp. GS7:
- a CDS encoding IclR family transcriptional regulator: protein MSAAEPGGAQVKSAVRTVELLEYFAGRPGMHSLASVQEAVGYPKSSLYMLLRTLVDLGWVETDATGTRYGIGVRALLVGTSYIDGDEVVAAARPTLDRLSDDTTETIHLARLDGVNVVYLATRQSQHYLRPFTRVGRRLPAHSTSLGKALLATYTDDQVRTMLPPTLAALTEHTLTDREELIEELRAVREAGFAVDREENTLGLRCFGVAIPYRTPARDAISCSVPVARLTPAHEQTIKDALFDARDRLALATRRL from the coding sequence ATGTCAGCTGCCGAGCCCGGTGGAGCACAGGTCAAGTCCGCGGTGCGGACGGTGGAGTTGCTCGAATACTTCGCGGGCCGCCCCGGTATGCACAGCCTCGCCTCCGTCCAGGAAGCCGTCGGCTACCCCAAGTCCAGCCTCTACATGCTGCTGCGCACCCTGGTCGACCTCGGCTGGGTGGAGACCGACGCCACCGGCACCCGTTACGGCATCGGCGTCCGCGCCCTCCTCGTCGGCACCTCCTACATCGACGGCGACGAGGTGGTGGCCGCCGCCCGGCCCACCCTGGACCGGCTCTCCGACGACACCACCGAGACCATTCACCTCGCCCGGCTGGACGGCGTCAACGTCGTCTACCTGGCCACCCGTCAGTCCCAGCACTACCTGCGCCCGTTCACCCGCGTCGGCCGCCGGCTCCCCGCGCACTCCACGTCCCTGGGCAAGGCGCTGCTCGCCACGTACACCGACGACCAGGTGCGGACGATGCTGCCGCCCACCCTGGCCGCGCTGACCGAGCACACCCTCACCGACCGCGAGGAGCTGATCGAGGAGCTGCGGGCGGTACGCGAGGCGGGCTTCGCGGTCGACCGCGAGGAGAACACCCTCGGCCTGCGCTGCTTCGGTGTGGCGATCCCGTACCGCACCCCGGCCCGGGACGCGATCAGCTGCTCGGTGCCGGTGGCCCGGCTGACCCCCGCCCACGAGCAGACCATCAAGGACGCCCTCTTCGACGCCCGGGACCGGCTGGCCCTGGCCACCCGGCGACTGTGA